TCGATCAACAACGACCCCAAGAGCTTCAACACCATGCTCGCGCGCGACGGCGACACCGGCGCGGTGGTCGGCGTGCTGTTCGACTACCTGGCCGACTACGATCCGTGCACGCGGGAGTTCCTGCCCAACCTGGCCAGCTTCGAGGTGGTGGCCGACGAGGCGGCCGACACGCTCACGGTGATCTACACCCTGCGCGACGACCTGTACTGGACCACCCTCGCCGACCCGGACACGCGCGTGAAGGTCACCTCCGACGACATCGTGTTCTGGTACAACGAGATCGAGGGCGACCAGGAGCTGCAGCAGCCGGGCTACGCCGGCCAGTTCATCGAGATGGCCGACGGCTCCGAGGCGCGCATCGAGGTGCAGAAGATCGACGACCTGACCGTGGCGTTCCACTACCCGCGCATCGTCGCCAACCCGATCCTGTCCACCAACATGGAGTTCGGCCCGCGCTACGTCTACGAGCCGGCCAAGCAGGAGGGCGGCACCGAGGGCGTGCTCAACCTGTTCAGCATCGACACCGATCCCGCCACCATCCCCTCCATCGGCGGCTACTACATCGCCGAGTACGAACCCGGCGTGCGCGTGGTGGCGGTGCGCAACCCGCACTACTGGAAGAAGGACGAGGCCGGCGTATCGCTGCCCTACATCGAGCGCGCCGTCTACCAGATCGTGCCCGACCGCAACACCGAGTTCCTGCTGTTCAAGGAGGGCAACAAGGACGCCTACTCGGTGCGCCCCGAGGACCTGGACGAGTTGCTCGACGCCG
The Spirochaetaceae bacterium genome window above contains:
- a CDS encoding ABC transporter substrate-binding protein, with translation MYKLLPFPRHGLLAAVAIALLPLNALWAAGTADEEMSEGEAMSEREKARAEILAKTTERHGCQEFALGTVGGTWLTSINNDPKSFNTMLARDGDTGAVVGVLFDYLADYDPCTREFLPNLASFEVVADEAADTLTVIYTLRDDLYWTTLADPDTRVKVTSDDIVFWYNEIEGDQELQQPGYAGQFIEMADGSEARIEVQKIDDLTVAFHYPRIVANPILSTNMEFGPRYVYEPAKQEGGTEGVLNLFSIDTDPATIPSIGGYYIAEYEPGVRVVAVRNPHYWKKDEAGVSLPYIERAVYQIVPDRNTEFLLFKEGNKDAYSVRPEDLDELLDAEDPDYTVYNGGATLGSSFVSFNQNPDTMDPLVYSWFSQTEFRQAMSSVLNRDRIASQVYRGLAEPALHFFARANPYFDES